The stretch of DNA GAGAACAGccggtgcaaaggccctgaggcaggcaAGAGGGTGCCTGCATGTTTGAGTCCAGTGAGTGGAGGGAAGGTAGGGAGGACGCCAGGGGGTGAGGTTGGAGGGCCTGTAGGCCATTGTGTTGACCTTGACCTGTGCTTTGGGTGAGATAGGAGACCATTGGAGAGTTTTGAGCTGAGGAGGGACAAAATCTGTTTACTAAGATCACTCTGGTTTCTGTGTTGAGAAAAACCTGAAGAGGGACAAACGAGCTATAATATTTAGGGGACTGTTGTAGTGGCTCTGGTGAAAGATGGGTGAGAACTAATTAATTCTGGATATTTAGAAGTTAGAGCCACCATTGCATTTACTGTCAAATTAGATGTGGGGTATCAAACAAGATGAGTTCAAGAGAAGCTCCAAGGTCTTTAGCTTGAATCAAGGGATGGATGGACTCACTTTTAGTTGAGGTGAGGAAGCCTCAGAGCCTCACGTGGGAAGAACTACAGTGGTGGcagtggtagagatgggggtgggaGAGGCCAGGGTCTCAGTTTAGGACAGGTTAGTTTGAGATCCTACCAGATACCAGGCAGAGAGATGGGGTAGGTAGGTGAATATATGTAAATCTGGAGCTCAGGTAGGAGTTCAGGCTGGAGAGCTACGTTTGGGGGTGATCAGTGTATAGGTAGcgtttctttctctatctctctctctttctttccttttctttcttttctttctttttctttccttcctttctctttctttcttcctttctcttttcctttctcttctcttctcttttcttttctttcttctgatggagtctcactctgtcggccaggctggagtgcagtggtgcgatctcagctcactgcaacctccgcctcctgggttccagcgattctcctgcctcagcctcctgagcagctgggactacaggcgctcgccaccacgcccagctaatttttgtatttttagtagagacggggtttcaccttgttggccaggctggtctcgaactcctgacctcgtgatctgcctgcctcggcctcccaaagtgctgggattacaggcatgagccactgcacccacccggAGGCATTTCAAACCATGAGATGGGGTGAAACCTCCCAGGGAGTGAGAGAAAAGGTCTAAGGACTGAGCCCCTGGGTTCCCCATCATTAGGTCAGATAAGAAGGAGCCAGCCATGAAGACTGGGAAGGAGTGGCTGTGGGGAGGTGGGTGGTGTCCTAGACACAGGTATCTTTTTAAGGCAGAGGGGCCCGGAAAAGGATCCTTGTAGTTTGAGTAGTTATGCCTCTCTCTGAGCACGGGCAGTTCGTTGGTGAACTGACAATGTGAAATACACATGATGCAATTCCACTGTGTGTCAAGTTTGAAAGCGCTCCCTGCCAGTAGCATGTGGGAGTGTAGGAATGGCAATTGTAATGAGACATCACAGTGTAAAATTCCTGAGCTCTGCTCTGGTACAGCCTGGGGACAGACGTCTGGGCCAAGAAGGGCTTCTGTGAGACAGCATGGAACAGTGGCCTGGTCAGAGAGACTTGGGCATGCATCTGAGGgctgtaagcctcagtttccccatctgtaaaatggaactcTAATCGCTGTCTCCATCTGGGAGGATTTTGTGAGGATTCAGAGAAACTGCACATGAAATGCTCCACCAGGCCCAGGAACTTACCAAGGTCTCATAAACGTGAATGATTCTATAATTGCCAGGCCTCTGCCAGGGGTTCTGAATGCTCGAGTGCAGACCAGAGCCCATGGGGATGCCCCTGTGCAGATCTGCtcaaccatttctttctttcttttttgagacagaatttcactctatagcccaggctggagtgcagtggtacgatcttggctcactgcaacctctgcctcccagccgggttcaagcaattctcctgccttagcctcccaagtagctgggaccacaggtgcttgccaccacgcccagctaattttgtctttttagtagagatggggtttcaccatgttgactaggctagtctcaagctcctggcctcaagtgatccacccacctcggcctcccaaaatgctgggattacaggcctgagccgccacgcccagctattcACCCATTTCTTACTCCCCCGCACAAGAAGTCACACCACTCTTGTCATTCCAAGaaatcttaatttctttattgtttgactttttgactcaacaatttttttaaaactttttgtttttttctgaaacgtTCTTGTTGTTATGagccttttgttttgttctcgTTAAATGCACTCGACCCAAAATTGGTTTGGCATATCGAAAAGGAGACCaaggagggaggggctggggcgtgggaggtggggaggaggcccGAATGGACAGAAAGTTGAGGATAAGAGAAGAGGAACATAGAGACAGCGAGAAAGACATGGGGAAAGAGTGTTggagacagagaaaggggaaGGCAAGGGAAAGCCAAAAGAAACCAAAAtccagagaaaaagaattaaCAAGATTTAGGAGCAAACGAGTTCAGGAGCCTAAGGAAGGGAGTAGGAGAGGAAACCAAGACCCTTCTCTGTACCGTCCCAGCTGGGGTGGGGGCGTCAAGGCACCAGGTCTGGTTAGGTTGGGGGGGACACCTGGGCTCTGGGGGTGGCTTTGCACTGGACTGCAGTGATGTCCAGCCCCAGTAGGGGGCCCTGCCACACAGCTCTGAGGCCTGGAAGCCACCCGGCGATGCCGGCTGGAACAGGACTCTCGATACACCCTCTCTCCCTTTGATTGTCCGAGTCTGGAGAGATACAAGGAAGGCTGGGCAGGGAGGAAGTTGGCCTCCCTgtgtgcctcagccccctggaACTCTCCCAGCCCTCCTCCTGGTGTCGGGGGCAGCCACAGGCTGGGCTGCTTCCCGGGACAGGCCAGCTCCTTGCCTGCCCATGCCTCCTGCCAGCTCTTCACAGACCTCTGACCACCCCTCCACACAACAGAGCTCCCAGCCTAGTGCAGTCCGGGAAGGGCCATGGAACTGTCCCTTGCCCTCCTCAGAGTCGTCTGGCAAGACTGTCCCTGGCCTCACTTCTCCTCCCCATCTAGACTTCACCCATGGTCTTCTGGTGTAATGGGTTAGGCCTTTCTACCAGAAAAAGCCAGAGTTGGAACCCAACCCCACCTCTTCCCCACACCTGTTCCCTTACACGGGACAAACCACCATCTTTGGTCTGACCCCTTCTCCCCTAATTGATGGGGACAAGCCAGCCCCAGCTCCCCGGGAGAAGGGAGGGGCTTTCTAGCAGCAAAAAGGGTCCCTCCAGCCACCTACCTGTCCCCTTCCCCCCAGTTCCTTCCTAGAGCCCCTCCCCCTTAACCCAACAAAGTACATGGCAGCAGCAGGCTGAGACCCGAAGATGTTTGAAAACTCATGGCACTTGTGAGAAAAGGAGGggcagagagatggggagaggtcAGAGCAGAGGTGGAGGGACCACCTCTGGGGAAACGGCAATGCAGGGGCTGGGCTAGGGTGGCCTGGGGCTATGCTACCCCTAGAGTTGAGGGAAGGGGGCTGGGGAGGCTGGGCTGACAGGCTGGAGAGGAGGGGGCCAGGACAGATGCTCAGGAGACATCCCGAGCCTGGAGCTTCCAGGGTCTGGGATTTGGGGTCAAGCCCCCCAGAACATGGGTGTCCTGACCCCAGCCCTGGCACCTGGCTTCGTCTTCCCTGCGGGAAGGTGGAGGGTAGGGAAGGTGATCTCTCACCTttgcccctccccatcccccagacAGACCGCCTTGCCGTTCCCAGCACCCTCCTCAGCCATACCCATGCCCTCCACAACCCCAGTGCCTCCCCATTTTCCTTCTGCCATCAACCTCTCTAGGTGGGAAATCAGCCCCATCTTCCCCGGCGAGAGTCCCCAGAGCAATATACAAGAAGCAGGAACTCAAAGGGACAGCGCAGCCATCTTGACAAAGCATCTTTGGGTGTGAAGAGGTCTCCCCCGGGccggtggggagggaagggggagacaGGCCTCTGGTCCTGGGGCAGGCAGTGAGGTACACGCCCCAGAAGGGCTGATGATGCCGGGCAGGCGGAGCAGGAAAGGAGGGGACAGAAACGGGTGCCAGGAAGGAAATGGGTTCTTTGTTTTGCTGTTGcatctatattttgttttctgtctctggaTTGTAAAAAGCTGCTCTGGCGGCCCGCCCGCCCCGGCGGGGACTGGGGATGCACGTACACGGAGAAGTCCTGGCTGCCAGGCCAGCAGCGCCGCTCTGCTCCGGAGAAAGCCCGGGCTGGCCCGGGCTGCAGGCTCCCGGTGGCTTCaagtgatgagattttttttcttttttttttttttgtcttttttttttttcttttccatttcgttgaaatatttacagcaatggggaaggaggaggagagaggaaggagtaaGAGGGCCCCCTAGGGAAAGATCCAAGCCCAGGACCCACTCCCCAGGGAGATCCAGACCCAAAATCTGCTCCCCAGATAGCCGAGCCCACAGGACTGGGAACTGCCCAAATATGGCCACCCCTGTGGGCTGGGGGCCCTGCGGGGAGTTGTGCTTCATCAGGAGTCGCCCCAAGGGAGGGGGTCATTGGGtgcactgggaggcagagggggcagTTTTGCTTGGGGAGCAGGGACCAAGAGCAAGGGGAAAGGAGCTTCAGAGAAAGTTCAGCCTTTAAACCACCAGCCACCACTGCCCAGTCCCCCTGCCCTGCGGCCTTTTCCCAGTCTCCAGGGAGCAGGGAATTACAGCGCAGGAGGAACCTGTCCATCTGTCCTGCCTCACTGCTCCCTCTGGGTGCAGCCGGCAGCATTTCTGGCTGCGGAGAGGAGCAGCTAACAGGTTCGATCCAGTGGGGGCCTTTGGCAACCTCAGAAgctgcccctccctgcccaggGAAACTAAAGCCCTCACTTCCCTTCACAGGGTAgaagggtgggagaggggagagtCTGGAAGTGGGCTGCATCCTTCCAAGTTCTCCCTCCTCACTCCCCTGGGGTCCTCTGGGCTCCTCCTCACTACACTTCCCCCAAATAGAGCTGGTGCATGTGGCTGGTGGGAAACCCTGTCTGTGAACCCTGGCACCTCAGGCCCCCAGGTCAGAGTCCCCTGAGGGGACTGTAGGGCCCATGGCTGAGGGGCACCTGGAGAGAGTGGCCCACCAGCCACTGCCTCCAtctgtctccctctcccaccAGAGCCCTGACCAGGGTTCCCTCCCTGGCCTGGGCCACCAGCCCCTGGTCCATGAGGTGCCCTCAGAGACTGGTGACCAGCTGCATCTGCCCGTCCCCATCGGGCCCTGGCCCCTCAAGGCCTGGGGCTGCCAGGTAGCCCTCGTGGCTAGGACGCCGCACCTGGTAGTAGCCCTGCAGGGGATTCCGGGCCACCAGGGCTGGCGGGCGCGAGGTGTAGTAGATTTCGGGGGGGCCGGGGGGGGcgggagggggtgggggcagggcctcACTGGGCCCCTCAGGGCTGCTGTCCGGGTAGGAGGGTGAGTCCCGCAGGTTGGCCCCGCTGGCATAGAGGGAGTCCCGgccaggaggggaggagaggggccgGCTGGTGGCGCCGTCCTCGGCCGTGCAGCTCTCCGACTCGTCCAGATCGCTCTGGTACAGCACCGACTGGGCCCGGGGCAGCAGCAGAGGCTCCTCCAGGGCCTTATAGAGAAGTTCAATCTCGGCCCGGTCAGCACCCCCGGGCCCGCCCGCCTCTTCCTCGCCCCCGCCCCCTGGCACAGGTGGCACAGGGGGCTCAGGCGGTGGAGGGCCCTTGGCCGCGCTGCTGCTCCCCCGCAGGTTGTTGTGCACCAGCTCTGAGATGATCATCTTCTCAAAGGCCGCCGCATCGGCTAGGTTCCGGCCTCGGGGCGGCTCAGGGCCCCCATCCCCGGGAGGGAAATCCCCACTTCGCAAGGAGTAACTGTTATTGAAGTTGCCGTTCAGGGGCAGGGTGTCCATGCCACAGGCTTCCCGGCCTCCCAAGGGGTGCTCTGCAGGGCAGAAAGGGGCTGGTCAGGTGGAAGAGGGGCCCTGGATGCACTAGGGGGCAGTGAGGGGGTGCGGTCCATGTGGAGAAGTGGGCTCGATTCCTGCTGGTTTTCCGTAGGCTTCCCTCTGCCCCCTGGATCTCTGGTCTCACATTCCCTTTCTCCCTCACTGGCACTAGACACACCAGCCCAGCAGCGTATTGATGAAAGGTGGGGGACAAGGACCAGTTCCCCCAGGATCTCATCCCCAGCTGGAGGTTCAGAATCTCAGCAGTGTGAGGAGGCCTGGGCGACAGGATCGCTTTCCTGTGCTCAGACCCTCAGCACTTAACAGCCCAAACTCAATGAACACCATCCATTATCCTCCATTTGGCTGCCAGAGGCTGTGTGTCGGGGGGTGGGGAGATGTGGGCATGGGGAGGCATCCCGAGTTCTCCTCCTTAAGTGAGGccgtctgagaaggccaccgtctgtccctctcccagcctcagaAACATCCCCAGGGAAGAGTCACACTTACTGGGTTCCCGGTAGCTCCCTGCAGGTGGCAgccagaagagagaagagaaaaggcaaGGATGAGCTCGAAATGCAAGTCCAGGCTCCAGTTCTGGGGCACAGAACATCCCATGCAGAGGTCCCTTGGGACACAAACCCTCCATTTCCCAACCTGGGATGTTTCCCCCGTGCTCTCACCTGGGGAGTTGAAGACAGGGGGCGAGGAGGGATTGAAGCCCACTGACTCGGCGATGAGGGTGTTGTAGGGACTGGTGCCCCCACGGGGCTGCAGCACGGGGTTGGTCAGCAGGTGGTTCCCCATGGTACCTGGCCAAGGGATCAGAGGTCACAAGGCAGCCGGGAGCCTCCAGAGACTGAAGCCAGAGGCAGAGGGATGCCTTCTCACCTCGGTTCAGGGTGGGGGTGCTGTTGATGTCACCCGCCATGAAGGAGGACTCCGTCTGTTTCCTCACAGTGTCATTCCACATCCTCCGAATTCGGCTCTGGGAACACAACCCAGATGTGAGGGGATCCTTGGGCCACCCACCCTCTGGCGTCTTTCTGAGACTGCTCACCCGATCATCACGATCAGAAACCTAGGCCAAGCCACTCCCCAACTCTCAGGCTCCAGGTTCCAACACTCAGCCCCAGGGAGTCCTGTCTGGCCCGATACCTGGGTCCCTGTGTAGTAGCGGGTGTTGCTTCGCATGGCTGAGGTCTTGAGGGATCCGTGAGTGCCCCCGGGTGGGGAGCGGATGCAGCAGTAGGAGTGACGCAGGCACTTGCTGTACTCCTTGTGCACCTGGAAGGTGAGGAGGACAGTCACCTGGCTGGGACACTGGCCTCCTCTGTGATCCAGTCTCCCACAGGGCTGGTCACAAGACAGGCAGCCTTGGGAGGCCGGAGACCGAGCTTCCAATGACTGTGTTCCCCTGTTCAACGACTTGCAGGCCACGGAAACCTTGATGTCCCCTGTCCCCCAACAGCCAGCCGATCAGGTTTCACTCTCTTCTTACTCAGGCCCATCCTCTTCTCCACCTCCTCTGAcagcttttcattcattcataaaatcAACAGAGcattattgagcatctgctatgtgccaggcacaatttAGGCCTCAGGGAAGGTATGGAACACAACAGACACAAATCCCTACTCTGAGAGCTTATATTTCAATAGACAGAGACAGAACatagatgaaaatataaatatgcaagCTGTTGGATGCTGTTAGGTGCTGCGGACAAAACTATGGCCAGAAAGGGGGTTAGGCAGTGCTGACTTGGGAGcaggttgtgatttttttttcttttttttttttttttgagatggaatcttgcactgtccttgggctggagtgcaatggtgcaatcttggctcactgcaacctccacctccctggttcacacgattctcctgccacagcctcccgagtagctgggattacaggcgcacaccaccacacctggctaatttttttttttttttttgtatttttagtagagacggggttttaccatgttggccagactggctgTGATTTTAAATAGATcagaggaggccaggcacggtggctcacacctgtaatcccagcactttggaaggcagaggtgggtggatcacctgaggtcaggagttcgagaccagcctgggcaacatggtgaaaccccacctctactaaaaatacaaaaattagctggtcgtggcagtgggtgtctgtaatcccagctagttggcaggagaattgcttgaagccgggggggtggaggttgcagtgagccgagatcacgccattgcactctagcctggagacagaatgagactctgtctcaaaaataataatgataataaaaaaaaaaactaaaaaaataaatagatcagAGGAGGCCTCATTTAAGCCAAGGTAAGAATGGGGGCTGCACCCTGAGGGTCCACATCTAGGTGTCTGAGAGCAGAGGTTGGAGGGAGGGGAGCCGAGGGGCCCAGATCAGACCATAGGGGCCTGGGGTCCGCTGAAAGGACATTGCTGTCACTGCGTGTGAGGTGGGGGCTGTGAAAACACTGCCTTTGACCGTGTGTCCAAGGAGGGGCCAGGACAGCATTGGACAGAGCAGGGACACAGGCCACCTCCTCCCTTGCAACCAGGATTCTCATGATCACTGCCTCTGCCATCCCCTGCCTTAAGCCTTACCTGCCTCACCACTCCCCAAGTCTAACAGCAGTCTCCATGGCCTGCACTGCTGCCAGGACTGACTCTACAAATGCCTCAGCTCCGTCTCCCCAGCTTCAGTCCTGAGGGTGCTTCCAGTATCCCCACTCCCTGCCCATGTTCCCCAGCTACTGTTGTCCCCTTTGGTTTTTTTAAATAGGGacggggtctctgttgcccaggctggtctcgaatttctgggcttaagcgatcctcctgcctcagcctcccaaagtgctgggattacaggcatgagccactgcacccagccctttgtatgtgtggtttttttgtttgtttgttttggagacagagttttgctctgttgtccaggctggagtgcagtggcgcaatctcggctcactgcaacctctgccttcggggttcaagcaattctcctgcctcagcccctcagcctcccaagtagctgggactacaggcgcccaccaccacaccaggctaatttttatattttttaagtagagacggggtttcaccacgttggccaggctggtctggaactcctgacctcaggtgatccgcccgcctcagcctcctaaagtgctgggattacaggcatgagccactgtgtccggacTGTATGTTTTTTTAAGATTCAGattttaacacatttattttaaaaagatcctTTCTATCACCACAAAATTCACAATTCTTTCCAGAACTATGAATGTAGGCAGTGCTCCCTCAGGGTGGCTCCCAAAGTCCTCCCTCTCCCAGGCCTGACTCGTGGCCCTCATGGTGGTGAGGGTTCCCCATTACCAAATCTGTTCTGCTCTCACTCCTCTAAGCTGCTGTATCTTGTTTTCCAGAACCCTCTTCACCCGTGGTTAAACCCTCCCTAACCCTGAGCTCGTGCTCCCCTCCCGGTGGACGCAGACCTGACCATAGAAGCCCTGCAGCACTCACTGGGGGCTTGAGGGAGCCCCTGAGTCCCCTCCACCCTCGCCGCCTTCTCCTGGGTATCCAGGAAACGTCTCCAAGGGAGACTGTGACCCAGGACCCCGCCTCGACCTCACCTTCTTCTGTAAGGCGCAGTGAAAGACGAAGATGAAGACCCCCTGGAAGGCGTTGAAGGTGGTGAAGAGATAGGCCATGACCACCGACTCCTTGTTGATGAAGAGGAGGCCGAAAGCCCAGGTGAGGCCCAGCAGGAACAGCAGCGCGATGGCCCCCAGCGCCCAGGATCTGGGAGTGGGGCGACAGGGGAGTCAAAGTACCCGCCGGAGGGAACGGCCTCAGCCCAGGCCTCCCCTGCAGCCTACAAGGGGGGCCCTTGGGTGGGCCTGGGCACTGTCTGCAAAGCCCTGAGCGGGCCGAGTGGGCCTTGGGGGCAGTGGCCTGCCCAGGACACCTCCACCCGAGCCTGGGCCTGAGGGAAAGGTACTGGGTCAGGGGTCGGGATATTGTGAACATCAGTTATTCCTCTGCCAACTTCATTGTTTCTGCTAAATTTCCAGACCACTTAGGCTAGATTTGTTGCCTATTTCTCTTTAAGTTGCCCTTAAACAGACTCACCTTTTGAATTTAGCCTCAGCCTACATACCGATGCCCCTAAAACCACAGGTTGGACGTGCTAACGATACGCTTTCTAAGACCCATTAAGTAGGTACATAGTGAACACAATAAAACACCCCTGTTGGTACTTAAAATTGCAATGTGTGTCACCAGAGGTGACAGCACTACCTTTTAGGACACCCTGGAAGAGGTGGGCCCAGTGCGGGGCGGGGTGGGTGatggggcagggggcaggcagGGGCGAGGCTCACTTAATGTTGTCCAGGCGGCTGGAGTCGGGCTTGAGCACAGATGAGCTTCGGATCATCTTGTGCAGGGTCACCATGAGGAACACCAGGTTGACCTGGGGGCGGGACAAGGGACAGGCTGGGCTGAGAGTGGCCCTGCCTCCCTCAGTGAGCACTGAGGCTAGGGCCCAGCCTGGCAAAGTCTCAGCTGTGGCCCTGGCCTCTGCTGGGAGAACCCCGTACCTGCCCCTGAGGTGCCCGCTGTGCAGCGGTGAGCTGATTGGCATGACCGGCAATTTAATGCCACTCCTGGCTGCTGGGAGGACAAGGCCCAtggcctgacacacagtaggggCTCAAATCACAGCCCCCCAGGCGAGCAGCCCTCACCACTGGAGCTCCATGGACCCAGCACACTTTCATCCTCTCAGCTGGTGGCTCAGTTCCgatgtgtggagagagagagagagagtgtgtgtgtgtggggggggggggggggtggcagGGGCTGGGGTCAAGGCCAGTCTGGATGAAGGCAGATGTGGTGCTAGGGGTGTCACCTCCCAACTCACCACGATAACGAAGGAGACCGGCCCAATGAAACTCCAGATGAAGTAATTGTCCACTCGGAGCCAGCAGCTGTAAAGGAAACAGGGCCGGGGTATAGAGAGAAGCCGAGGAGCCATTCCCAGCGACTCATGAAGGCCTAGGACTCTGCAGGCTGCAGCCTCTGGGATCAGGAGGAGGAAGGGACTACCGCCCTGAGGGTCCTGGTCCAAGGGGTGCCGCCCAGCAGGGAACCAGGAGGGAGGGTGCAGGGCTGGGAGGTGGAAACTCACGCCTTCTCGGTGCCGTAGCTGCGGTAGTCAATGGCAGCCGCGATGCCCACCACCAGGGCTGGGAAGCAGTAGCCACCCAGGTAGTAGTACTTGGTGCGGGAATACTCGCTCTCAAACACCTCCACTAGTAGCAGGTAGAGGTGCACGCCCTCCAGGCACAGCCAGGAGAAGGCAGCCAGGAAGAAGTAGTGCAGCAGGCCGGCGAAGATGGGGCAGGCAATCTGCGGGGAGCACCGAGGGTGAGGGGCTGCTGCCTGGACAGGTGTCCCCCTTCTTCTCCCGGCCCCCAGGCGCTGGCCGTCACCTGCCTAGAGTCCCAGCCCACCTCATACTGAGTCTTGTCGATCCCGACCAGGAAGAGCAGCTCAGCCAGGAAGAGGTTGATGCACAGGTTCTTGTGGATGGTGTTGCGGTCGGTCTGCAGCCCCCGCAGGAAGCAGAAGGTGGAGATGCAGATGGCCAAGCAGACCAGGGAGATCACGATGCCCACCCAGGTGATGACCGACAGCAGCAGCTCGTTGATGCGGCCCTGGTACTGGGGACAGGAACAGGGGGCATGCTCAGGGCCTTTGGTTTTGCACGCTGGGCTCAGCCAGGTGCCAGCCACAGACAGGGCCCTGGGCAAGGCCATGGGCCGCGAGGACCTCTGGTGCCGCCAACCTGGCAGCCCTCACCCCTCTGCACGCAGCAATGTGCTCACTTCCTCATGCTCTGGAAGGCTTGTGGAGAGATGACCAACATAACACCAACTTGCTTCTCCAGAGTGCCTTGGGAGACGGTGGGACCATGGCCATAGAGGACCAGACGCATGGCCTCATGCCCCAGGCAAGACCAGGGGCCCCCCACACCCATGGGGCTGGCCTCCCCTGGTACTGCCCGTGATCTCTCTAGGATGCCATGCAAAGCCAGGCCAGCAATCGGGCCTGCCTGGAGGAGCAGAGCGCCAGCCAGCTTACGATCTCGCGGTGAGCCATGAGCACAGCAAAGTTGGTGAGGTGGCTGCAGGCACACGTGGTATGGGTCTTGTTGGACTCCACCAGGCGGCAGCCTTGGGTCGACCAGTAGCCCAGCATGGAACGCTCCGAGTAGTTCCAGAAGGAGCAGTTAGCATTGAAGTGGTTCTTGTCCTGTTGTGTGGTGGCGCCAGGGTGTCAGAACTAGAGTCAGAACCGGGGAGTCCCATTCCGACCCCCCAACACCTGGCTACAGGGATGGTACCAAGTATCAAAGAAGTGCCTGGGGTCTGGGGCTCCAGTTGACATTCTGAGAGTTCTGGGGACAAATGGCCCAAGCTACTAAAGTGGAAGAACCCATAACTTGTTCTGGAGGTGAGCACATGGAGGGGCAGGTACACAGCCTGGGAACACAGAGGGTACAGGGACCCCCATGGAGGGAGGGGGACGGCTCAGCTCACCTCCAGGTGGGCCACGGTGAAGATGACAGGGTCCATGAGGAAGACGCGGCTGGACTCCTTGTTGATGGATGCTGCGATGACCTGTGAGTTCACCACTAGAGAGGCGCCCCCAGGGCCACCCGGGCCTGCTTCGCCGGCCAGCTTCACTGTGGCATTCTCCGTGGACAGGAAGAGGCCCAAGTTGTTGTAGAGGATGAAGACAACTTTGACCACCCCTGGTGAGAACAGGCACATTTGGATGTGTCAGCATCCTCAGCTGGCGCACCTCCATCCAGGCCCCTGGCTTCCCAGCTCAGCCAGCTCCTCAGCCCTTGGCCACGCTGGCCACTGGGACCTCTGAAGCCAGTCCATAGCCCAGGCAGGTGGGGGTCAGGGAGCCCTGTCCACAAGACCACTGCTCAGCTGAAGGCAGTTCTAAACAGCAGGGCAGTGTGCCAGGACACACAAGCTGGGCCTCCGATCCACCCAttctcactgtgtgaccttgggcaagcccctgacctctctgagccttcatcTCAATGGCCCCATCCTCTCTGAGCTGTGAGGCCCAGGAGCCAGCTTTGCAACTGTAAGGCTCACCCTTAGGGCTCTGCAGCACTTCAGGGCCCATGAATCCCCTCAAATTTTACACTAGCATGAGAAAAGGTCAGCACCGC from Gorilla gorilla gorilla isolate KB3781 chromosome 20, NHGRI_mGorGor1-v2.1_pri, whole genome shotgun sequence encodes:
- the ADGRL1 gene encoding adhesion G protein-coupled receptor L1 isoform X8, which produces MARLAAVLWNLCVTAVLVTSATQGLSRAGLPFGLMRRELACEGYPIELRCPGSDVIMVENANYGRTDDKICDADPFQMENVQCYLPDAFKIMSQRCNNRTQCVVVAGSDAFPDPCPGTYKYLEVQYDCVPYIFVCPGTLQKVLEPTSTHESEHQSGAWCKDPLQAGDRIYVMPWIPYRTDTLTEYASWEDYVAARHTTTYRLPNRVDGTGFVVYDGAVFYNKERTRNIVKYDLRTRIKSGETVINTANYHDTSPYRWGGKTDIDLAVDENGLWVIYATEGNNGRLVVSQLNPYTLRFEGTWETGYDKRSASNAFMVCGVLYVLRSVYVDDDSEAAGNRVDYAFNTNANREEPVSLTFPNPYQFISSVDYNPRDNQLYVWNNYFVVRYSLEFGPPDPSAGPATSPPLSTTTTARPTPLTSTASPAATTPLRRAPLTTHPVGAINQLGPDLPPATAPVPSTRRPPAPNLHVSPELFCEPREVRRVQWPATQQGMLVERPCPKGTRGIASFQCLPALGLWNPRGPDLSNCTSPWVNQVAQKIKSGENAANIASELARHTRGSIYAGDVSSSVKLMEQLLDILDAQLQALRPIERESAGKNYNKMHKRERTCKDYIKAVVETVDNLLRPEALESWKDMNATEQVHTATMLLDVLEEGAFLLADNVREPARFLAAKENVVLEVTVLNTEGQVQELVFPQEEYPRKNSIQLSAKTIKQNSRNGVVKVVFILYNNLGLFLSTENATVKLAGEAGPGGPGGASLVVNSQVIAASINKESSRVFLMDPVIFTVAHLEDKNHFNANCSFWNYSERSMLGYWSTQGCRLVESNKTHTTCACSHLTNFAVLMAHREIYQGRINELLLSVITWVGIVISLVCLAICISTFCFLRGLQTDRNTIHKNLCINLFLAELLFLVGIDKTQYEIACPIFAGLLHYFFLAAFSWLCLEGVHLYLLLVEVFESEYSRTKYYYLGGYCFPALVVGIAAAIDYRSYGTEKACWLRVDNYFIWSFIGPVSFVIVVNLVFLMVTLHKMIRSSSVLKPDSSRLDNIKSWALGAIALLFLLGLTWAFGLLFINKESVVMAYLFTTFNAFQGVFIFVFHCALQKKVHKEYSKCLRHSYCCIRSPPGGTHGSLKTSAMRSNTRYYTGTQSRIRRMWNDTVRKQTESSFMAGDINSTPTLNRGTMGNHLLTNPVLQPRGGTSPYNTLIAESVGFNPSSPPVFNSPGSYREPKHPLGGREACGMDTLPLNGNFNNSYSLRSGDFPPGDGGPEPPRGRNLADAAAFEKMIISELVHNNLRGSSSAAKGPPPPEPPVPPVPGGGGEEEAGGPGGADRAEIELLYKALEEPLLLPRAQSVLYQSDLDESESCTAEDGATSRPLSSPPGRDSLYASGANLRDSPSYPDSSPEGPSEALPPPPPAPPGPPEIYYTSRPPALVARNPLQGYYQVRRPSHEGYLAAPGLEGPGPDGDGQMQLVTSL